A window of Marmota flaviventris isolate mMarFla1 chromosome 11, mMarFla1.hap1, whole genome shotgun sequence genomic DNA:
GTTCACAGGATTCAAATGGAAGAAGACAGTCACTACTCTCTGGTTTCTTAATCTAGCTATTGCGGATTTCATTTTTGTTCTCTTCCTGCCCCTGTACATCTCCTATGTGgccatgaatttccactggcCCTTTGGCATCTGGTTGTGCAAGGCTAATTCCTTTATTGCCCAGTTGAACATGTTTTCCAGTGTGTTTTTCCTAACAGTGATCAGCCTGGACCGCTATATCCACCTGATTTATCCAGTTTTGTCTCATCGGCACCGAACACTGAAGAACTCTCTGATTGTTATTATATTGGTCTGGCTTTTGGCTTCTCTAATTGGCGGTCCTGCACTGTACTTCCGGGATACTCTGGAGCTCAATAACCACACTCTTTGCTATAACAATTTCCACGAGCATGATCCTGACCTCACCCTGATGAGGCACCACATTCTGACTTGGGTGAAATTTATTGTTGGCTACCTCTTCCCTTTGCTAACAATGAGTATTTGTTACTTGTGTCTCATCTTCAAGGTCAAGAAGCGAAGCATCCTCAGCTCCAGTAAGCATTTCTGGACAATCCTGGCTGTGATCATGGCCTTTTTGATTTGCTGGACTCCCTATCACCTGTTCAGTATTTGGGAGCTCACTATTCACCACAATAGCTATTTCCACCAGGTGTTGCAGGCTGGAATCCCCCTCTCCACTGGTTTGGCATTCCTCAATAGTTGCTTGAATCCCATCCTTTATGTCCTAATTAGTAAAAAGTTCCAAGCTCGCTTCAGGGCCTCAGTTGCTGAGATACTGAAGTACACGCTATGGGAAGTCAGCTGTTCTGGCACAGTGAGTGAGCAGCTCAGGAACTCTGAAACCAAGAATCTGTCTCTCCTGGAAACAGCCCAATAAGTTTACTTTTCCACAAATCAGTACCAGGTTTTTGTGTTGGTCCCCTGACAAATGCTTCCAGTTTAAATTTGGTTCCAAGATTTAGCACTgaccatgttttgttttgttcattttgttgaCATCATATTTTTTGTGTGGATATAAAACTTAGAAAGGATCTGTACAATATTTTTTCTGCACTTAATGATCTGTCATTCTTGCTAATCATATCACAGTGAATTAATCATCACTGTTGAAGCAGTATTGTTTTtatcttaactttttaaagaccataattgttaatattaagtgactaattaaaaaatgttaaaatgtttgcttaaatccattttaatttttacaagtaACCTATTAGACATATTCTTAAAATACATGTATACTTCTTTATGTAATCTATTCACATTTGTGAATTAAAGTGacagttaatttaaaatttttgttccaaTTAACTACCATTATCCAATAAACTGCTCCAAAATATAGTTGCTTAAACAGGAATTATCGTCTCACAAACTTAAGCATCAGGAATTCAAAGGCACAGAAGGGAGGTTTGTCAGTGCTTTGCTGTCTGGTGCCTCAGCTGGACTTGGTTGTGCAAAAG
This region includes:
- the Cmklr2 gene encoding chemerin-like receptor 2 translates to MEDLEEPLFEEFDNYSYALEYYSPESGMEEKVHLGIVHWVSLVLCGLAFVLGIPGNATVIWFTGFKWKKTVTTLWFLNLAIADFIFVLFLPLYISYVAMNFHWPFGIWLCKANSFIAQLNMFSSVFFLTVISLDRYIHLIYPVLSHRHRTLKNSLIVIILVWLLASLIGGPALYFRDTLELNNHTLCYNNFHEHDPDLTLMRHHILTWVKFIVGYLFPLLTMSICYLCLIFKVKKRSILSSSKHFWTILAVIMAFLICWTPYHLFSIWELTIHHNSYFHQVLQAGIPLSTGLAFLNSCLNPILYVLISKKFQARFRASVAEILKYTLWEVSCSGTVSEQLRNSETKNLSLLETAQ